From the genome of Gracilinanus agilis isolate LMUSP501 chromosome 2, AgileGrace, whole genome shotgun sequence, one region includes:
- the SDC1 gene encoding syndecan-1 — MSRKTKGLATPSTVAPAKPENSSRGGASGEGSALVPARRPAEEPTLPPELPPPSPTATLPSTTRPPLTVGATVAPDPGTAQPGAPEPPSSGDEGSSASGQAERGSGQRPTEESSGSGSEDFTFLAPGEQPGLAVEKKTPEGPAGGEATGASQGILDRKEVLGGVIAGGLVGLLFAVLLVGFMLYRMKKKDEGSYSLEEPKQANGAYQKPQRQEEFYA, encoded by the exons ATGTCCAGGAAGACGAAGGGGCTCGCCACACCCTCGACCGTGGCCCCGGCCAAGCCTGAGAACAGCAGCCGGGGAGGAGCCTCGGGAGAGGGATCCGCACTCGTGCCGGCCAGGAGGCCCGCGGAGGAGCCCACGCTGCCCCCGGAACTCCCCCCACCATCTCCCACAGCGACGCTCCCCTCCACCACCCGGCCTCCTCTGACTGTGGGAGCCACCGTGGCTCCGGACCCCGGCACGGCCCAGCCAGGGGCGCCCGAGCCCCCCAGCTCCGGAGACGAGGGCTCCTCGGCCAGCGGCCAGGCGGAGAGAGGCTCCGGCCAGCGCCCCACGGAGGAGAGCTCGGGGAGCGGG AGCGAAGACTTCACCTTCCTGGCACCCGGAGAGCAGCCTGGGCTGGCTGTGGAGAAGAAAACCCCTGAGGGACCGGCCGGCGGAGAGGCCACGGGGGCCTCCCAGGGCATCCTGGACCGCAAGGAGGTTCTAGGAG GCGTCATCGCCGGCGGCCTTGTGGGGCTGCTCTTCGCCGTCCTCCTGGTGGGATTCATGCTTTATCGGATGAAGAAGAAGGACGAAGGCAGCTACTCCCTGGAGGAGCCCAAGCAGGCCAACGGCGCCTACCAGAAGCCTCAGCGGCAGGAGGAGTTCTATGCCTGA